A genomic stretch from Pseudomonas alkylphenolica includes:
- a CDS encoding methyl-accepting chemotaxis protein, giving the protein MVATAVHEMGLTVQDIAQNAGNAAHASETARTEALAAREVVRRSIAHIEGMSGEIGQAAHAVGELASEVASIDEVLAVIRSISEQTNLLALNAAIEAARAGEMGRGFAVVADEVRTLARRTQVSTDEVQQMILRLKHGAGSAVTSMQAGQAATGTGVQSSQQTGASLSTITDQVEHISDMNHQVATATEEQSAVTEEINRTVQGISDLARETASEVQECREECQALRGLADDLARQMGGFRL; this is encoded by the coding sequence ATGGTTGCCACGGCAGTGCATGAAATGGGCCTGACCGTACAGGACATCGCGCAGAACGCCGGCAATGCCGCACACGCGTCGGAAACCGCGCGTACCGAGGCGCTTGCCGCCCGCGAAGTGGTGCGCCGTTCGATTGCCCATATCGAGGGCATGTCCGGTGAAATAGGCCAGGCGGCCCATGCAGTGGGTGAGCTGGCCAGTGAAGTGGCGTCAATCGACGAGGTGCTGGCGGTCATCCGCAGCATCTCCGAACAGACCAACCTGCTGGCGCTCAACGCCGCCATCGAAGCGGCGCGTGCCGGGGAGATGGGCCGCGGCTTTGCCGTGGTCGCCGACGAAGTGCGCACCTTGGCCCGGCGCACGCAGGTGTCCACCGATGAAGTGCAGCAGATGATCCTGCGCCTGAAGCACGGCGCCGGCAGCGCAGTGACATCGATGCAGGCCGGGCAGGCGGCAACCGGCACCGGTGTGCAATCCAGCCAGCAGACCGGCGCCTCACTGAGCACCATTACCGATCAGGTCGAACACATCAGTGACATGAACCATCAGGTGGCGACAGCTACCGAGGAGCAGTCGGCGGTGACCGAGGAGATCAATCGTACCGTTCAGGGGATTTCCGATCTGGCCCGGGAGACGGCATCCGAAGTGCAGGAATGTCGTGAGGAGTGTCAGGCGTTGCGCGGGTTGGCCGATGATCTGGCGCGGCAGATGGGAGGCTTCAGGTTGTAA
- a CDS encoding cell division protein ZapA: MRTSAQPINVVSILGSDYSIKAPEGQEQALAQAVQMLNASLAETKRKYPTLIGDKLLVLAALNLCSQQIELQQQHQQALDRYQEQVSATVDVIARTIGNS, from the coding sequence ATGAGAACTTCAGCACAGCCGATCAATGTCGTGTCGATCCTCGGCAGCGATTATTCGATCAAGGCCCCCGAAGGCCAGGAACAGGCCCTGGCGCAGGCCGTGCAGATGCTCAACGCGTCGCTGGCCGAGACCAAGCGTAAATACCCGACCCTGATTGGTGACAAGCTGCTGGTTCTGGCAGCCCTGAACCTGTGCTCGCAGCAGATCGAACTGCAACAGCAGCACCAGCAGGCCCTCGACCGTTACCAAGAGCAAGTCAGCGCCACGGTCGATGTCATTGCCCGGACCATCGGCAACAGCTGA